A genomic window from Betaproteobacteria bacterium includes:
- a CDS encoding pseudouridine synthase has translation MQPRRPRRIEHPQPPRLQRPQTPHAVTPEPGLVRLSKRMAAMGLCSRREADEWITKGWVRVDGARVTELGTRIGPEQHITVERAAQAAQRDRVTVLLNKPIGIVSGQAEKGYKPAIALIGSATHWQDDPAPIAFRASHLRGLAPAGRLDIDSTGLLVLTQDGRIARQLIGADSRIEKEYLVRVAGTLAATQLQRLNHGLSLDGVALRPATVEWLNADQLRFVLTEGRQRQIRRMCEAVGLQVLGLKRVRIGRVTLSRLPLGQWRYLAPDERFG, from the coding sequence CACGCCGTCACGCCCGAGCCCGGGCTCGTGCGTCTTTCCAAGCGCATGGCCGCAATGGGACTGTGCTCGCGGCGCGAAGCCGACGAGTGGATTACGAAAGGCTGGGTGCGGGTGGACGGCGCCCGGGTCACCGAGCTCGGCACGCGCATCGGCCCCGAACAGCACATCACGGTGGAGCGCGCCGCACAAGCGGCGCAACGCGACCGCGTCACGGTTCTGCTCAACAAGCCGATCGGAATCGTTTCCGGACAGGCAGAGAAAGGCTACAAGCCCGCGATCGCGCTCATCGGCAGCGCCACGCATTGGCAGGACGACCCGGCGCCGATCGCGTTTCGTGCTTCGCACCTGCGCGGCCTCGCACCGGCCGGCCGGCTCGACATCGATTCGACCGGCCTGCTCGTGCTGACGCAGGATGGCCGCATCGCGCGGCAGTTGATCGGCGCCGATTCCCGGATCGAAAAGGAATACCTGGTGCGCGTCGCCGGCACGCTCGCGGCAACGCAGCTGCAGCGGCTCAACCACGGCTTGTCGCTCGACGGCGTTGCGCTGCGGCCGGCAACGGTCGAGTGGCTGAACGCCGATCAGTTGCGCTTCGTGCTGACCGAGGGCCGCCAACGCCAGATCCGGCGCATGTGCGAAGCCGTCGGCCTGCAAGTGCTGGGACTGAAACGCGTGCGCATCGGACGCGTGACGCTGAGCCGCCTACCGCTGGGTCAATGGCGCTACCTCGCGCCCGACGAGCGCTTCGG